The bacterium genome includes a window with the following:
- the katG gene encoding catalase/peroxidase HPI, with translation MSTESKCPVHHTAAAGEVKTIREWWPNQLNLKILRQNSSLSDPMGEDFDYATEFQSLDLAAVKKDLAALMTDSQDWWPADFGHYGGLFIRMAWHSAGTYRIADGRGGAGAGQQRFAPLNSWPDNTNLDKARRLLWPIKQKYGRKISWADLMILAGNVALESMGFKTFGFAGGRADAWEPDESVYWGAEGKWLEDKRYSGDRELANPLAAVQMGLIYVNPEGPNGNPDPLAAARDIRETFRRMAMNDEETVALIAGGHSFGKAHGAGSASLVGPEPEAAPIEAQGLGWLSSHGTGKGADTITGGPEVTWTTTPTKWSNNFFENLFAYEWELTKSPAGAWQWVAKGAPAVIPDAHAPNKKHPPTMLTTDLSLRFDPIYEKISRRFHEHPEEFADAFARAWFKLTHRDLGPRARYLGPEVPAEELIWQDPIPAVDHKLVTTRDVTALKAKVLASGLSVSELVYTAWSSASTFRGSDKRGGANGGRIRLAPQKDWEVNQPEQLAKVLNTLAGIQSEFNRGQKSGKKISLADLIVLAGCAAVEQAAKNAGYHVTVPFTPGRMDASQEQTEAESFAVLEPFADGFRNYQKAKSSVPAEALLIDKAQLLTFTAPEMTVLIGGMRMLDANFGGSRHGVLTQRPGALTNDFFVNLLDMGTEWKAVGADQEVFEGRDRKTGAPKWTATRVDLVFGSNSELRALAEVYASTDAQEKFVHDFVAVWDKVMNLDRFEMA, from the coding sequence ATGTCAACAGAATCAAAATGCCCCGTCCACCACACCGCCGCTGCCGGCGAGGTCAAGACCATCCGCGAGTGGTGGCCCAATCAACTCAATCTTAAAATCCTGCGCCAAAATTCTTCGCTCTCCGATCCCATGGGCGAAGACTTCGACTACGCCACGGAGTTCCAGAGCCTGGATTTGGCGGCGGTGAAGAAGGATTTGGCGGCGCTGATGACCGACTCACAGGACTGGTGGCCGGCGGATTTCGGCCATTACGGCGGGCTTTTTATCCGCATGGCCTGGCACAGCGCAGGAACTTATCGCATCGCCGACGGCCGCGGCGGCGCTGGTGCCGGCCAGCAACGCTTCGCGCCGCTCAACAGTTGGCCTGATAACACCAACCTCGACAAGGCGCGCCGGCTGCTGTGGCCGATCAAGCAAAAGTACGGCCGCAAGATTTCCTGGGCCGATCTCATGATCCTCGCCGGCAATGTCGCGCTCGAGTCCATGGGCTTCAAGACGTTCGGCTTCGCCGGCGGCCGGGCAGACGCATGGGAACCGGATGAATCCGTCTATTGGGGTGCAGAAGGCAAGTGGCTCGAAGACAAACGCTACTCTGGCGACCGCGAGTTGGCGAATCCTCTTGCTGCCGTGCAGATGGGTCTGATCTACGTGAACCCCGAAGGCCCGAACGGCAATCCCGATCCCCTCGCTGCAGCGCGCGACATCCGCGAGACTTTCCGGCGCATGGCAATGAACGATGAAGAAACCGTGGCGCTGATCGCCGGCGGCCATTCCTTCGGCAAGGCTCACGGCGCCGGATCGGCGAGCCTTGTCGGTCCCGAGCCGGAGGCCGCACCCATCGAAGCGCAGGGGCTGGGCTGGCTGAGCAGCCATGGCACCGGCAAGGGCGCTGACACCATCACCGGCGGCCCAGAAGTCACTTGGACCACGACACCGACGAAATGGAGCAACAACTTTTTCGAGAACCTGTTCGCCTACGAGTGGGAGCTGACCAAAAGTCCGGCTGGTGCATGGCAGTGGGTTGCCAAGGGCGCGCCCGCAGTGATTCCTGATGCGCATGCCCCGAACAAGAAGCATCCGCCCACCATGCTGACCACCGACCTGTCGCTGCGTTTCGATCCGATCTACGAAAAAATATCGCGGCGCTTCCACGAACATCCGGAGGAGTTCGCCGATGCTTTCGCCCGCGCCTGGTTCAAGCTCACGCATCGCGACCTGGGTCCGCGCGCCCGCTATCTTGGCCCCGAGGTGCCGGCGGAAGAACTGATCTGGCAAGACCCGATCCCGGCGGTCGATCACAAGCTGGTCACCACCCGGGACGTCACGGCGCTCAAGGCCAAGGTGCTGGCCTCCGGCTTGTCGGTCTCGGAACTTGTTTACACCGCCTGGTCGTCGGCTTCCACCTTCCGCGGCTCGGACAAGCGCGGCGGCGCCAACGGCGGACGGATTCGCCTGGCACCGCAAAAGGATTGGGAAGTCAATCAGCCCGAGCAGCTTGCGAAAGTGCTGAACACGCTGGCAGGCATCCAGAGCGAATTCAACCGCGGCCAGAAGTCCGGCAAGAAGATCTCGCTGGCTGATCTGATCGTGTTGGCCGGCTGCGCGGCGGTAGAGCAAGCGGCGAAGAATGCGGGCTACCATGTGACGGTGCCGTTCACGCCGGGCCGGATGGATGCTTCGCAAGAGCAGACTGAGGCCGAATCCTTCGCCGTGCTCGAGCCTTTCGCCGATGGTTTTCGCAACTATCAGAAGGCGAAGTCCAGCGTGCCCGCCGAGGCGCTGCTGATCGACAAAGCGCAATTGCTGACGTTTACGGCGCCGGAGATGACGGTGCTCATCGGCGGCATGCGCATGCTCGACGCCAACTTCGGCGGCAGCCGCCACGGCGTGCTCACGCAGCGGCCGGGTGCGCTCACCAACGACTTTTTCGTCAACCTGCTCGACATGGGTACGGAGTGGAAGGCCGTTGGTGCAGACCAGGAGGTGTTCGAAGGCCGCGACCGCAAAACCGGCGCGCCCAAATGGACCGCCACCCGCGTCGATCTCGTCTTTGGTTCCAACTCCGAGCTGCGCGCCCTGGCGGAAGTTTATGCCAGCACGGACGCCCAGGAAAAGTTCGTCCACGACTTTGTCGCGGTGTGGGACAAGGTGATGAACCTGGATCGCTTCGAGATGGCGTGA
- a CDS encoding LysR substrate-binding domain-containing protein has protein sequence MNLGPPPFTLRQLQYAVAVADSLSFRKAAESCHVSQPSLSAQLAQMEEALGVRLFERDRRRVLVTAAGRKIIERARLILRETVDLLESAHRSADPLSGTLRIGVISTLSPYLLPRLTAALREAYPRLTVLWAEDKTDSLMQNLKGGTLDAALLALEAHIGNVEHEIIGSDPFVLATPAGHPLGAKSSPAKATELKGANVLLLDDGHCFREQALAFCSNAKAHELEFRATSLSTLAQMVAGGAGITLLPEIAVATEARRAELAIRPFAQPAPKRTIALVWRSRSPLGPALRQLAATARAAYSHVPAARVHRRSSGKPQKVSKSPGKKLPPR, from the coding sequence ATGAACCTCGGGCCGCCTCCTTTCACGTTGCGGCAACTGCAATACGCCGTGGCTGTCGCCGACTCGCTCAGCTTCCGCAAAGCAGCGGAAAGCTGTCACGTCTCACAGCCGTCCCTGAGCGCGCAGCTCGCGCAGATGGAAGAGGCGCTGGGTGTGCGCCTCTTCGAGCGCGACCGGCGGCGGGTGCTGGTCACGGCTGCCGGCCGCAAGATCATCGAGCGTGCCCGCCTCATTCTACGCGAGACCGTCGACTTGTTGGAGTCCGCGCACCGCTCCGCCGATCCGCTCTCCGGTACGCTGCGCATCGGCGTGATTTCGACCCTCTCGCCGTACCTGCTGCCGCGGTTGACTGCCGCGCTGCGTGAAGCCTACCCGCGCCTCACCGTGCTCTGGGCGGAAGACAAGACCGACTCCCTGATGCAGAACCTGAAAGGCGGCACGCTCGACGCTGCTCTCCTCGCGCTCGAAGCCCACATTGGCAATGTTGAGCACGAGATCATCGGATCAGATCCGTTTGTGCTCGCCACACCGGCGGGCCATCCGCTCGGGGCAAAGTCCTCGCCTGCAAAGGCGACGGAGTTGAAGGGCGCCAACGTGCTCCTGCTCGATGATGGCCACTGTTTCCGGGAGCAGGCGCTTGCCTTCTGCTCGAATGCAAAAGCGCACGAGCTTGAGTTTCGGGCAACCAGCCTCTCGACGCTGGCGCAGATGGTGGCCGGTGGCGCGGGCATAACGCTGCTGCCCGAAATCGCGGTGGCGACCGAGGCCAGGCGTGCCGAGCTTGCGATCCGGCCTTTTGCGCAGCCGGCACCAAAGCGGACCATCGCGCTCGTGTGGCGCAGCCGCTCGCCGCTCGGCCCCGCGCTCCGGCAGCTCGCCGCCACAGCCCGCGCCGCCTACAGTCACGTGCCTGCAGCGCGCGTTCACCGCCGCAGTTCGGGAAAGCCGCAGAAGGTGAGCAAAAGCCCTGGCAAAAAGTTGCCGCCAAGATAA
- a CDS encoding PAS domain-containing sensor histidine kinase produces MSASPARSRKVTPPGSTATPTAQNRSQPAQFGPQKAPPLLSASARHYWRLGVPEQLAVLLAESGEAIISADSQARIALVSRGAEKLLGYCAADLFGQPVWQLWQPRSRDRRRLLSRLRRENGSLQHFETSVVRRDGARLPIRVSISCGFNPSGWPVTFLVILQDLAAQRAVEARLQQRRQELESYVHLITHSLKTPLLSVQGFAALLREELGAQLNKEHAHFLDRIQHNAAVMEHRILDLFEFSRIGVAPSQREWFDLGETIAGVLEDLAALAHAASGPSSFSNAESWLVLPPRWPRLFADRQALRTVFENLLSNAIKYRRPEVPLRLEIGWQEQPAGHDFWVRDNGMGMPAEFLPKAFELFQRSPQAHHIAGTGAGLAIVRRLIENHQGTVRLESTPGAGTTVFFTLPKLELLVG; encoded by the coding sequence ATGAGCGCAAGTCCGGCACGTTCCCGCAAAGTTACCCCCCCGGGCAGTACTGCCACGCCAACCGCCCAGAATCGCTCGCAGCCCGCGCAGTTTGGTCCACAAAAGGCGCCGCCGTTGCTTTCCGCTTCCGCCCGCCACTATTGGCGTTTGGGTGTGCCGGAACAGCTCGCCGTGCTGCTGGCCGAAAGCGGTGAAGCGATCATCAGCGCTGACAGTCAGGCTCGCATCGCACTCGTCAGCCGGGGTGCGGAGAAGCTGCTGGGCTATTGCGCCGCGGACTTGTTCGGACAGCCGGTGTGGCAGCTCTGGCAACCGCGCAGCCGCGACCGGCGCCGCCTGCTTTCCCGCTTGCGCCGTGAGAACGGCAGCTTGCAGCATTTCGAAACCAGCGTGGTGCGCCGCGACGGTGCGCGCCTTCCCATCCGCGTATCGATATCCTGCGGCTTCAATCCCAGCGGCTGGCCGGTGACGTTTCTGGTGATTCTCCAAGATCTTGCCGCGCAACGGGCCGTCGAGGCCCGGCTGCAACAGCGCCGCCAGGAACTGGAAAGCTACGTGCATCTCATTACCCACAGTCTGAAGACGCCGCTGCTTTCGGTGCAGGGCTTCGCCGCGTTGCTGCGCGAAGAACTGGGCGCACAGCTCAACAAGGAGCATGCGCACTTTCTCGACCGCATTCAGCACAACGCCGCGGTGATGGAACACCGCATACTCGACTTGTTCGAATTCTCCCGCATCGGTGTGGCACCGTCCCAACGCGAGTGGTTCGATCTCGGCGAGACCATCGCCGGCGTGCTCGAAGATCTCGCCGCGTTGGCGCACGCCGCGTCCGGCCCGTCTTCTTTCTCGAATGCCGAAAGCTGGCTGGTATTGCCGCCGCGCTGGCCGCGACTCTTCGCAGACCGCCAAGCCCTGCGCACCGTGTTTGAAAATCTGTTGAGCAATGCCATCAAATACCGGCGGCCGGAAGTGCCGCTGCGCCTGGAAATCGGCTGGCAGGAGCAGCCGGCGGGCCATGATTTCTGGGTGCGCGACAACGGCATGGGCATGCCGGCCGAGTTCCTGCCGAAGGCCTTCGAGTTGTTTCAGCGCAGCCCACAGGCGCATCACATCGCCGGCACCGGCGCCGGCCTGGCAATTGTGCGGCGCCTGATTGAGAACCATCAGGGCACGGTGCGCCTCGAGTCCACGCCGGGCGCAGGCACAACCGTCTTTTTCACGCTGCCGAAGCTGGAATTGCTGGTGGGGTGA
- a CDS encoding bifunctional oligoribonuclease/PAP phosphatase NrnA translates to MISTNELQQIKSLIHSNHRFILTTHVNPDGDGIGSEIALATYLRNLGKEALILNHSETPDNCEFLDPLGDIQLYRPERHEQSVRESDVVFILDISDWKRLRDLGELLRTLALPKVCIDHHPVNQPFADLDVIYPPASSTGELIHRLLVYLGANLRGRIAEALYTAVMTDTGSFRYSNTSPEAHRVAAELLMAGANPHQIYQNVYENQPPHKMRLLAYILNNLKYEKDGRLVWFVVNQETMKATNTTPLDTEGFADFPRTIRGVEICIMFLETKDGKTKISFRSKGRIVINGLANQLGGGGHPFAAGALVDGTLKNVIPQVIEEAKSLF, encoded by the coding sequence ATGATTTCGACCAACGAACTACAGCAGATCAAATCTCTCATTCACTCGAACCATCGCTTTATTCTCACCACGCACGTCAATCCGGACGGTGACGGCATCGGCTCGGAGATCGCGCTGGCGACCTATCTGCGCAATCTCGGCAAGGAAGCGCTGATTCTCAACCACAGCGAAACGCCCGACAATTGCGAGTTTCTCGATCCGCTGGGTGACATTCAACTCTACCGGCCGGAGCGGCACGAGCAAAGCGTGCGGGAAAGCGACGTCGTTTTTATTCTCGACATCAGCGATTGGAAGCGCCTGCGCGATTTGGGTGAGCTGCTGCGCACGCTCGCGCTGCCGAAAGTGTGCATCGATCACCATCCGGTCAATCAGCCCTTTGCCGATCTCGATGTCATTTATCCGCCCGCTTCTTCCACGGGCGAGTTGATTCACCGGCTGCTGGTCTATCTCGGCGCCAATCTGCGCGGCCGCATTGCCGAGGCGTTGTACACTGCGGTGATGACCGACACCGGTTCCTTTCGCTATTCCAACACGTCGCCGGAGGCGCACCGGGTGGCGGCAGAGCTGCTGATGGCCGGCGCCAATCCGCATCAGATTTATCAAAACGTTTATGAGAATCAGCCGCCGCACAAGATGCGGCTGCTCGCCTACATTCTCAACAATCTGAAATACGAAAAGGACGGCCGGCTGGTGTGGTTCGTGGTCAACCAGGAAACCATGAAAGCCACCAACACCACGCCGCTCGACACCGAAGGCTTCGCCGATTTTCCGCGCACCATTCGCGGCGTGGAAATCTGCATCATGTTTTTGGAAACCAAAGACGGCAAGACCAAGATCAGTTTTCGCTCGAAGGGGCGCATCGTGATCAACGGCCTGGCCAATCAGCTCGGCGGCGGCGGACACCCGTTTGCGGCCGGCGCGCTCGTGGACGGCACGTTGAAGAACGTGATCCCGCAGGTGATCGAAGAGGCCAAGTCCCTGTTCTGA
- a CDS encoding valine--tRNA ligase: MPFAEYFDHKTCEPELYRRWEQSGCFNADRDSNKPAFTISMPPPNATGTLHLGHAIMLALEDLMIRWRRMAGDEALWVPGTDHAAIATENVVIKMLQKEGIADPRKTLGREELVRRIIDYVAGAQSTIRAQIRAMGSSCDWSRERYTMDAALSRCVTAVFSRMFRDGLIYRGPRIVNWDPALQTTVSDDEIDHVEREAKFYTMRYGPFLVGTSRPETKLGDTAVAVHPDDPRWQAYLGQTIAVPWPKGPTITVKVVADAEFVDPETGTGALGVTPGHSQVDFEIARKHGLPLIQVIGEDGRMTEAAGPYAGMTVLECREAFVRDLQEAGLMAKIETYTQPISICHRSKQPIEPLPKEQWFIDVNKPAMPWRGKLLSLKQVMKSVVESGEIRIVPDHEEKKYYHWIENLRDWCISRQIWWGHRIPAWYRGPEEFYVGHRPPQGDGWVQDPDTLDTWFSSALWTWSTLVDPKRAADPQLDLKQILAASPDFQRFHPTSVMETGWDILFFWVARMILMTTYVTGQVPFRVVYLHGMVLDKDGEKMSKTKPETSIDPLDVIREDGADPLRLAMVLSSSAGRDTRLSKEQITACKRLVNKIWNAAKLVERSLAAAPAAAGTPAQVEHPVNRWMLMRLKTLIATANNRLTGYAFNDAAEHIRASFWGEFCDFYLEAIKLESLKQLGETAAVLRHAFDCYLRLFHPFMPFVTEQVWQELGRPEYLVRAAWPEIEAAHDWPAEVEGVDAVVRLLTEIRRIRSEKEIQPNAKVDVLIQPRQHAQIFAACREIISRLARTTEPVIENAPQSSATALRNAVVAVDAAFTVAVSLSQADLAVERTRLARQLETEQQRLARLEQKLKDERFLQQAKPEFIQSTKAEAAKIGATIDSLRERLESLA, encoded by the coding sequence ATGCCTTTCGCAGAATATTTCGACCATAAAACCTGTGAGCCGGAGCTTTACCGCCGCTGGGAGCAAAGCGGCTGCTTCAACGCTGACCGCGATTCCAACAAACCGGCCTTCACCATCTCGATGCCGCCGCCCAATGCCACCGGCACGCTTCACCTCGGCCACGCCATCATGCTCGCCCTCGAAGATCTGATGATTCGCTGGCGCCGCATGGCCGGCGACGAGGCATTGTGGGTGCCGGGAACGGATCATGCCGCCATTGCCACGGAAAACGTGGTCATCAAGATGCTGCAGAAAGAAGGCATTGCCGATCCGCGCAAAACGCTCGGCCGCGAGGAATTGGTGCGCCGCATCATCGACTACGTCGCCGGCGCGCAATCCACCATCCGCGCGCAGATTCGCGCCATGGGCTCGAGTTGCGACTGGTCGCGCGAGCGCTACACCATGGACGCCGCGCTGTCGCGCTGCGTCACCGCCGTGTTCAGCCGCATGTTCCGCGACGGTTTGATCTACCGCGGGCCGCGCATCGTCAACTGGGATCCGGCGCTGCAAACCACGGTGTCGGACGATGAGATCGATCACGTCGAGCGCGAGGCGAAATTCTACACCATGCGCTACGGCCCGTTTCTGGTGGGTACCAGCCGGCCGGAAACCAAACTCGGCGATACTGCGGTGGCAGTGCATCCCGATGACCCGCGCTGGCAGGCCTATCTCGGCCAGACCATTGCAGTGCCGTGGCCCAAAGGGCCTACCATCACCGTCAAAGTGGTGGCGGATGCGGAGTTCGTCGATCCGGAAACCGGCACCGGCGCGCTGGGCGTGACTCCCGGCCACAGCCAGGTCGATTTCGAGATTGCACGCAAACACGGCCTGCCGCTCATTCAAGTGATCGGCGAAGACGGCCGCATGACCGAGGCCGCAGGTCCCTACGCCGGCATGACGGTGCTGGAGTGCCGTGAGGCATTCGTGCGCGATCTACAGGAAGCCGGGCTCATGGCCAAGATCGAAACCTACACCCAACCCATCTCGATTTGCCATCGCTCGAAACAGCCCATCGAGCCGTTGCCCAAAGAGCAATGGTTCATCGACGTCAACAAGCCGGCGATGCCCTGGCGCGGCAAGTTGCTCAGCCTGAAGCAGGTGATGAAATCCGTGGTGGAATCCGGCGAAATCCGCATCGTGCCAGATCACGAGGAGAAGAAGTATTATCACTGGATCGAAAACCTGCGCGACTGGTGCATCTCGAGGCAGATTTGGTGGGGCCATCGCATTCCGGCATGGTATCGCGGGCCGGAGGAGTTCTACGTCGGTCATCGCCCGCCCCAGGGCGACGGCTGGGTGCAGGATCCGGATACGCTCGACACCTGGTTCTCATCGGCGTTGTGGACGTGGAGCACGCTGGTCGATCCCAAGCGCGCGGCCGATCCGCAGCTCGACCTCAAACAGATTCTCGCTGCCAGCCCGGATTTCCAGCGGTTCCATCCCACCTCCGTGATGGAAACCGGCTGGGACATTCTGTTCTTCTGGGTGGCGCGTATGATTCTGATGACCACCTACGTCACCGGCCAGGTGCCTTTCCGCGTGGTCTATTTGCACGGCATGGTGCTGGACAAAGACGGCGAGAAAATGTCGAAGACCAAGCCCGAGACCAGCATCGATCCGCTCGACGTGATTCGCGAAGACGGCGCTGATCCGCTGCGGCTGGCGATGGTGTTGAGCAGTTCCGCCGGCCGGGACACGCGCCTCTCCAAAGAGCAGATCACCGCCTGCAAGCGGCTGGTCAACAAGATCTGGAACGCCGCCAAGCTGGTGGAGCGCAGCCTCGCTGCCGCGCCGGCCGCGGCGGGAACGCCCGCGCAGGTAGAGCATCCCGTGAATCGCTGGATGTTGATGCGGCTGAAGACGCTGATCGCCACCGCCAACAATCGCCTCACCGGCTATGCGTTCAACGATGCCGCCGAACACATACGCGCCTCGTTTTGGGGCGAATTCTGCGATTTCTACCTCGAAGCGATCAAACTCGAGTCGCTCAAGCAACTCGGCGAGACCGCGGCGGTACTGCGGCACGCATTCGATTGCTATTTGCGGCTGTTTCATCCGTTCATGCCGTTCGTGACCGAGCAGGTGTGGCAGGAGCTGGGGCGGCCGGAGTACTTGGTGCGCGCGGCGTGGCCGGAGATCGAGGCGGCGCACGATTGGCCCGCGGAAGTGGAAGGCGTTGATGCCGTGGTGCGGCTGCTCACCGAGATTCGTCGCATTCGCTCGGAAAAGGAGATTCAGCCCAACGCCAAGGTCGATGTTTTGATTCAACCGCGCCAGCATGCCCAAATTTTCGCAGCCTGCCGCGAGATCATTTCCCGGCTGGCACGCACGACCGAGCCGGTAATCGAGAACGCGCCGCAGAGTTCCGCCACCGCGTTGCGCAATGCCGTGGTGGCGGTGGATGCCGCGTTCACGGTGGCGGTCAGTCTGAGCCAGGCCGACCTCGCGGTGGAGCGCACGCGCCTGGCCAGGCAACTCGAGACCGAGCAGCAGCGATTGGCGCGCCTCGAGCAGAAGCTGAAGGATGAACGCTTCCTGCAGCAAGCCAAGCCCGAGTTCATTCAATCCACCAAAGCGGAAGCCGCCAAGATCGGCGCCACCATCGACTCGCTGCGGGAAAGACTGGAATCGCTGGCCTGA